The following proteins are encoded in a genomic region of Bacillus sp. FJAT-22090:
- a CDS encoding sigma-54-dependent Fis family transcriptional regulator codes for MSEKNEKLFPFYKFAAEQVAIGIHAVDTTGKTVIYNEKMKEIEGLNSVDVEDRSILELFQFEQHESTLLKVLHSGKPVLRVKQTYWNRNGQEITTINDTYPVLDDNELIGAVEFSRDITALERLIYQPLKRYNEQITLSTITAVSPAMQAVLERSIKAAHVRMPVLLIGEAGTGKDLIAEGIHNQLSPANNQFVSLFCHSSDIHLINKFKKELEHISNCTIFCERIDLLSLELQKQLLDILNSNKDGNNLFIASIGEDPVDLIAKDKLNKELYYYFATVTITIPPLRQRTEDILPFMNDYFNRYLNLYGSTINKIEDDVIQAFLTYEWPGNLKELELLLDEISSMITTEQVLKFDMLPLHFKLKVQDFNESSKKAEDFVFTAEKDLLPLEEYLREAERYYLQKALDKYDGNVTKAAEALGMSRQNLQYRRRKMKL; via the coding sequence GTGAGTGAGAAAAATGAAAAGCTTTTTCCTTTTTATAAATTTGCTGCCGAACAAGTAGCTATCGGCATCCACGCAGTTGATACAACAGGAAAAACAGTCATTTATAATGAAAAAATGAAAGAAATCGAGGGCTTAAATTCTGTAGACGTTGAAGACCGTTCCATTTTGGAACTTTTTCAATTTGAACAGCATGAAAGTACGTTATTAAAAGTCCTCCATAGTGGAAAACCTGTATTACGCGTTAAACAAACATACTGGAATCGTAATGGGCAAGAAATAACGACTATAAATGATACATACCCTGTTTTGGATGATAATGAACTTATCGGAGCAGTTGAATTTTCTAGAGATATCACTGCACTTGAACGATTAATTTATCAACCATTAAAAAGGTACAACGAACAAATCACCCTTTCTACCATTACAGCTGTTTCTCCTGCCATGCAAGCAGTATTGGAGCGTTCTATAAAAGCAGCCCATGTTCGAATGCCTGTATTATTAATCGGAGAAGCTGGTACTGGCAAAGATTTAATAGCAGAAGGAATTCACAATCAGCTCTCTCCAGCTAATAATCAATTTGTTTCCCTATTTTGCCATAGTTCAGATATTCACTTAATTAATAAATTTAAAAAAGAACTTGAACATATCTCAAACTGTACAATATTTTGTGAAAGAATCGATTTATTATCCCTCGAATTGCAAAAACAGCTTTTAGATATTTTAAATTCAAATAAAGACGGAAATAATTTATTCATCGCAAGCATTGGTGAAGATCCAGTAGATTTAATAGCAAAGGATAAATTAAACAAAGAATTGTATTACTATTTTGCAACTGTGACTATTACAATTCCACCACTCCGTCAGCGCACAGAGGATATTTTACCTTTTATGAATGATTATTTTAATCGATATCTTAATCTGTATGGCTCGACGATCAATAAAATTGAAGATGATGTCATTCAAGCATTTTTAACGTATGAATGGCCAGGAAATTTAAAAGAGCTTGAACTTCTTTTAGATGAAATCAGCTCGATGATTACTACTGAGCAGGTGCTTAAGTTTGATATGCTCCCACTTCACTTTAAGTTGAAAGTACAGGATTTCAATGAATCCTCAAAGAAAGCAGAGGATTTTGTATTCACTGCTGAAAAAGATTTGTTGCCTTTGGAAGAATATTTGCGTGAAGCGGAAAGATATTATTTACAAAAAGCTCTAGATAAATATGATGGCAATGTAACAAAAGCTGCAGAAGCATTAGGAATGAGCCGTCAAAACTTACAATACCGTCGCAGAAAAATGAAACTATAA
- the pruA gene encoding L-glutamate gamma-semialdehyde dehydrogenase produces the protein MIDYKHEAFTDFSKEENKKAIKEGYKVVEGYLGNEFPLIVGGERITTEGKITSYNPANKEQVVGVVSKATQEIAAKAMQIADEAFNTWKKVKPEVRADVLFKAAAIIRRRKFEFSALLSKEAGKTWVEADVEVAEGIDFLEYYGREMLRLKDGAPVESRPGEYNRYDYIPLGVAVVISPWNFPFAIMAGTTVAAVVAGNTVLLKPASTTPVVSYKFVEVLEEAGLPAGVVNFIPGSGAEIGDFLVEHPRTRLISFTGSRDVGLGIVEKSSKLAPGQIWIKRSILEMGGKDTIVVDKEADLELAAQSIVKSAFGFSGQKCSACSRAVIVEDVYDQVVSRVEELTNNLTVGVPDNDEHFVGPVIDGGSFKKIMSYIEIGKGEGRLVTGGTGDDSKGFFIQPTVIADLSPTARIMQEEIFGPVVGLTKAKDFDEAIEIANNTEYGLTGAVITNNRMNLEKAREDFHVGNLYFNRGCTGAIVGYQPFGGFNMSGTDSKAGGPDYIGLHMQAKTTSEML, from the coding sequence ATGATAGATTATAAACACGAAGCATTTACAGACTTCTCTAAAGAAGAAAACAAAAAAGCGATTAAAGAAGGCTATAAAGTAGTTGAAGGTTACCTTGGAAATGAGTTCCCATTGATCGTTGGTGGGGAAAGAATTACAACAGAAGGTAAAATCACTTCTTATAACCCAGCAAATAAAGAGCAAGTAGTAGGTGTTGTTTCTAAAGCAACTCAAGAAATAGCAGCTAAAGCAATGCAAATAGCAGATGAAGCATTTAATACTTGGAAAAAAGTAAAACCTGAAGTACGTGCAGATGTACTTTTCAAAGCAGCAGCTATTATTCGCCGTCGCAAATTTGAGTTTTCTGCTCTTTTATCTAAAGAAGCGGGTAAAACTTGGGTTGAGGCTGATGTAGAAGTAGCAGAAGGAATTGACTTCTTAGAGTATTATGGCCGTGAAATGCTACGTTTAAAAGATGGAGCACCAGTAGAAAGCCGTCCAGGCGAATATAACCGTTATGACTACATTCCATTAGGTGTAGCAGTAGTTATTTCTCCATGGAACTTCCCATTTGCAATTATGGCAGGTACTACAGTTGCAGCGGTGGTAGCAGGTAACACAGTACTATTAAAACCAGCTTCAACAACTCCAGTTGTTTCTTACAAATTTGTTGAAGTATTAGAAGAAGCAGGTTTGCCAGCAGGTGTAGTAAACTTCATCCCTGGTTCTGGTGCGGAAATCGGTGACTTCTTAGTTGAACACCCACGTACTCGTTTAATCAGCTTCACAGGTTCTCGTGATGTTGGTCTAGGAATCGTTGAAAAATCATCAAAATTGGCTCCAGGTCAAATCTGGATCAAACGTTCTATCCTTGAAATGGGTGGTAAAGATACAATCGTTGTAGACAAAGAAGCTGACTTAGAATTAGCTGCTCAATCTATCGTGAAATCTGCTTTTGGATTTAGTGGTCAAAAATGTTCTGCTTGTTCACGTGCAGTAATCGTAGAAGATGTATACGATCAAGTAGTAAGCCGTGTAGAAGAGTTAACAAACAACTTAACTGTTGGTGTTCCTGATAATGATGAGCACTTTGTTGGTCCAGTTATCGATGGAGGTTCATTCAAGAAAATTATGAGCTACATCGAAATTGGTAAAGGCGAAGGACGTTTAGTTACAGGTGGTACTGGTGACGATTCAAAAGGATTCTTCATCCAACCAACAGTAATAGCTGACCTATCTCCAACAGCTCGTATTATGCAAGAAGAAATCTTTGGACCAGTTGTAGGTCTTACAAAAGCTAAAGATTTTGACGAAGCAATCGAAATTGCTAACAACACTGAATATGGTTTAACAGGTGCTGTTATTACAAATAACCGTATGAACTTAGAAAAAGCTCGCGAAGATTTCCACGTTGGTAACCTTTACTTCAACCGTGGATGTACAGGTGCGATTGTTGGATACCAACCATTCGGTGGATTCAATATGTCAGGTACAGATTCAAAAGCAGGTGGTCCTGACTATATCGGACTTCATATGCAAGCAAAAACAACTTCTGAAATGCTTTAA
- a CDS encoding ornithine--oxo-acid transaminase: MTISHEIIEQTNKFGANNYNPLPIVVSEAEGVWVKDPEGNKFMDMLSAYSAVNQGHRHPKIIQALKDQADRVTLTSRAFHNDQLGPWYEKVSQLTGKDMVLPMNTGAEAVETAFKAARRWAYDVKGVETDKAEVIACNGNFHGRTMGAVSLSSDPEYKRGFGPMLPGIKLIPYGDLEALKAAITPNTAAFLIEPIQGEAGIIIPPVGFMKAARELCRENNVLFIADEIQAGLCRTGKMFACEWEDVEPDMYILGKALGGGVFPISCIVANSDVLSVFNPGSHGSTFGGNPMACAVSLAALDVLVDEKLADRSLELGEYFVNALNEIDHPSIKEVRGRGLFIGMELTEEARPYCEALKELGLLCKETHDTVIRFAPPLIISKEELDWAIERIKKVFTK, translated from the coding sequence ATGACAATTTCACATGAGATCATTGAACAAACAAATAAATTTGGTGCGAATAATTATAATCCACTTCCAATCGTTGTATCGGAAGCGGAAGGTGTTTGGGTAAAGGATCCAGAGGGTAATAAATTTATGGATATGCTTTCTGCTTATTCTGCAGTAAACCAAGGCCATCGTCATCCAAAAATTATTCAAGCTTTAAAAGATCAAGCTGACCGTGTTACTTTAACTTCTCGTGCATTCCATAATGATCAATTAGGACCATGGTATGAAAAAGTAAGTCAATTAACAGGTAAAGATATGGTATTACCAATGAATACTGGAGCTGAAGCTGTTGAAACAGCATTCAAGGCCGCACGTAGATGGGCTTACGATGTAAAAGGTGTAGAAACGGATAAAGCAGAAGTGATTGCATGTAATGGTAACTTCCATGGTCGTACAATGGGAGCTGTTTCTTTATCATCAGACCCTGAATACAAACGTGGATTTGGACCAATGCTTCCAGGTATCAAATTAATACCTTATGGTGATTTAGAAGCACTTAAAGCTGCAATTACACCAAATACTGCTGCATTCTTAATCGAACCAATTCAAGGTGAAGCTGGAATCATTATTCCTCCAGTAGGATTTATGAAAGCTGCACGTGAATTATGTCGCGAAAACAATGTATTGTTTATTGCGGACGAAATTCAAGCAGGTCTTTGCCGTACTGGTAAGATGTTTGCTTGTGAGTGGGAAGACGTAGAGCCAGATATGTACATCTTAGGTAAAGCATTAGGAGGCGGGGTATTCCCAATTTCATGTATCGTTGCTAACAGCGATGTACTAAGCGTATTTAACCCAGGTTCACATGGTTCGACTTTTGGTGGTAACCCAATGGCATGTGCTGTTTCTCTTGCTGCTCTTGATGTATTAGTTGACGAAAAATTAGCTGATCGTTCACTTGAACTTGGAGAATATTTTGTTAATGCATTAAATGAAATTGATCATCCTTCTATTAAAGAAGTTCGCGGACGTGGGTTATTTATTGGTATGGAGTTAACGGAAGAAGCTCGTCCATATTGTGAAGCTTTGAAAGAACTAGGATTATTATGTAAAGAAACACATGATACAGTAATTCGTTTTGCACCACCTCTAATTATTTCAAAAGAAGAGTTAGACTGGGCAATTGAAAGAATTAAAAAAGTATTTACAAAATAA
- a CDS encoding Glu/Leu/Phe/Val family dehydrogenase, producing MADNLNLFTSTQAVIHEALQKLGYDEAMYELLKEPLRMLEVRIPVKMDDNTVKVFTGYRAQHNDAVGPTKGGVRFHPGVTPDEMKALSMWMTLKAGIVDLPYGGGKGGVVCDPREMSMGEIERLSRGYVRAVGQIVGPTKDIPAPDVFTNAQIMAWMMDEYSRMDQFNSPGFITGKPLVLGGSQGRDRATAQGVTIIINEAAKKRGIDMTGARVVIQGFGNAGSFLAKFLHDQGAKVIGISDAYGALHDPNGLDIDYLLDRRDSFGTVTTLFENTLSNQELLELDCDILVPAAIENQITNENAHNIKAKIVVEAANGPTTTEATKILYDRGVLLVPDVLASAGGVTVSYFEWVQNNQGYYWTEDEVNDKLVAKMVDAFENIYEVATTRNIDMRLAAYMVGVRKTAEASRFRGWV from the coding sequence ATGGCTGATAATTTAAACCTGTTCACATCAACACAGGCTGTAATTCACGAAGCTTTGCAAAAATTAGGGTATGACGAAGCAATGTATGAACTACTTAAAGAACCACTTAGAATGTTGGAAGTACGTATCCCGGTTAAAATGGATGACAATACAGTAAAAGTTTTCACTGGATACCGTGCGCAACATAATGATGCTGTAGGTCCTACTAAAGGTGGAGTTCGATTCCATCCTGGTGTAACTCCTGACGAGATGAAAGCTCTTTCTATGTGGATGACTTTGAAAGCTGGAATTGTTGATCTTCCTTATGGCGGTGGTAAAGGTGGAGTTGTATGTGACCCACGTGAAATGTCTATGGGAGAAATTGAACGTTTAAGCCGTGGATACGTTAGAGCTGTTGGCCAAATCGTTGGACCAACAAAAGATATCCCAGCGCCAGACGTTTTTACAAATGCTCAAATTATGGCTTGGATGATGGATGAATATAGTCGTATGGACCAATTCAACTCTCCAGGATTTATTACTGGTAAACCACTTGTACTTGGTGGCTCACAAGGTCGTGACCGTGCTACAGCACAAGGTGTAACAATCATTATTAACGAAGCTGCTAAAAAACGTGGTATTGATATGACTGGTGCACGCGTGGTAATTCAAGGTTTCGGTAACGCTGGAAGCTTCCTAGCAAAATTCTTACATGATCAAGGTGCAAAAGTTATCGGTATTTCAGATGCTTATGGTGCATTACATGATCCAAACGGTTTAGATATCGATTATTTATTGGATCGTCGCGATAGTTTTGGAACAGTAACTACTTTATTTGAAAATACACTTTCTAACCAAGAATTATTAGAATTGGATTGTGATATTTTAGTTCCTGCTGCAATCGAAAACCAAATTACTAATGAAAATGCTCATAATATTAAAGCTAAAATCGTAGTAGAAGCTGCTAATGGTCCAACAACTACAGAAGCTACTAAAATACTTTACGATAGAGGAGTATTACTAGTACCAGACGTTTTAGCAAGTGCTGGTGGAGTAACTGTTTCTTATTTTGAATGGGTTCAAAATAACCAAGGTTATTACTGGACTGAAGATGAAGTAAACGATAAACTAGTTGCTAAAATGGTAGACGCTTTTGAAAATATTTACGAAGTAGCTACTACTCGTAATATTGATATGCGTTTAGCTGCTTACATGGTTGGTGTACGCAAAACTGCTGAAGCATCACGTTTCCGTGGTTGGGTATAA
- a CDS encoding iron-containing alcohol dehydrogenase: MNAFSFYNPVKLIFGKGQISKLKDELSFYGKKVLIVYGGGSIKKNGLYDQVISILNEANMEVFELAGVEPNPRLTTAIKGAELCKKEGIEVILAVGGGSVIDCTKLIAAAAKYEGNPWDFVTKKAFPKEALPFGTILTLAATGSEMNAGSVITNEETQEKYGWGHPLVYPKFSILDPVNTYTVPLDQTVYGIVDMMSHMFEQYYNNATNTPVQDEMIEGVLRSVIEAAPKLIPDLENYELRETILFAGTLGLNGFLQMGYAGDWASHNIEHAVSAVYDIPHAGGLAIIFPRWMRHNVPVNPERFAKLATRVFHVNPEGKSTEQIAHEGIDRLAEFWASLNAPTNLAYYNIDDSKIDLMVDKAMANGEYGNFKRLNAEDTKAILTACL, encoded by the coding sequence ATGAATGCATTTTCTTTTTATAATCCTGTAAAATTAATTTTTGGAAAAGGACAAATTAGTAAATTAAAGGACGAGTTATCCTTCTATGGAAAGAAAGTTCTTATCGTATATGGTGGGGGCAGTATCAAGAAAAATGGATTGTATGATCAAGTAATCTCTATTTTAAATGAAGCTAATATGGAAGTATTTGAATTAGCTGGAGTGGAGCCTAATCCTAGATTGACCACTGCTATAAAAGGAGCAGAACTGTGTAAGAAAGAAGGAATTGAAGTAATACTAGCAGTTGGTGGAGGCTCCGTTATTGATTGTACTAAACTTATTGCTGCTGCTGCGAAATATGAAGGGAATCCTTGGGATTTTGTTACTAAAAAAGCATTTCCAAAAGAAGCGTTACCTTTTGGAACAATCTTAACATTAGCAGCTACAGGTTCAGAGATGAATGCTGGTTCTGTTATTACTAATGAAGAAACGCAAGAAAAATATGGCTGGGGTCATCCGCTTGTCTATCCTAAATTCTCCATCTTGGACCCAGTAAATACATATACAGTGCCATTAGATCAAACTGTATATGGCATAGTTGACATGATGTCGCATATGTTCGAACAATATTATAATAATGCTACTAATACACCTGTGCAAGATGAGATGATCGAAGGGGTGTTGCGCTCGGTAATAGAGGCTGCCCCAAAACTTATACCTGATTTAGAAAATTATGAACTTCGTGAGACTATTTTGTTTGCAGGAACGTTAGGATTGAATGGCTTCTTACAAATGGGTTATGCAGGTGACTGGGCAAGCCATAATATCGAACACGCGGTATCTGCCGTCTACGATATTCCGCATGCTGGTGGTTTGGCAATCATCTTCCCAAGATGGATGCGCCATAATGTTCCTGTTAACCCAGAGAGATTTGCAAAATTAGCAACTAGAGTATTTCATGTAAATCCTGAGGGCAAATCCACGGAACAAATTGCACATGAAGGAATTGATCGATTGGCTGAATTTTGGGCTTCTTTGAATGCACCGACAAATTTAGCATATTATAATATTGACGATTCAAAAATTGACTTAATGGTTGATAAGGCAATGGCTAACGGAGAGTACGGCAATTTTAAAAGGCTAAATGCAGAAGATACTAAGGCCATACTTACTGCTTGTCTATAA